Within the Syntrophorhabdus sp. genome, the region GTACCGAGGCCGTGAAGGGAGACCTTCCTGATCTTCCTGATATAGAGAGCATAGTTATGAGTGTCGAAATGGACCACCCTGCCGAGGTCGCCGCCAAGGTCCGAGGAGACGATGTTGATGCCGTCATTGCGGAGAAATTCCTGGATAAAGGCGGAATTTACCCTGCCGACACACCGGAAACTGTCCTCGTCCTTCTGTGTCTTGAGCAGCGAGCTGCCGCCGCAGACCTTTGCCTTGAGATACTTGCGCTGGGCGCCAAGCTTCAACATGCCGTTTATGATAAGCTCCATGGCGTGCACACCGTAGCGGCCCGCTTCGGAGAGAACGAGGGGCACATCGTCACTGAAGCGCTTCGTGCTGAGCAGGAAATGGTTCATCCCCACGACCCGGTTGACCGGGTCATAGAGGCACGCTGAAACGCAGGAGCCGAGAAGAGTGGATATCCTGAGATCCTTGTCTGTCACAAAATAATCGCCGGGAAACAGCACAACCCGCTTCCCGTATGATTCCTCGCGGACTATCATTCCTCATTGCCACCTTTACCTCCACCCTGCAGGGGCCCCCGCGACTGCATCCCTGCACACTAGTAATCGGCTGACCGGCGGGAAGCTTAAACGGCGAAAATAATGTTTTAGGTTTCAAGTTTTAGGTTTTAAGTAAAAGGAGCCGGGATGGCAGAGGAAGACAGCCGTGGCCTTGCAATCATGACCACCGCGTAATAGTATTGAACTTAAAACGTAACACCTAAAACTCAAAACATCTTTCGGAGGTTTCCATGGAGAGTGTGTTTGCGGAGATGAGGCCGGAGGATATCGGGCGCAACCCGTTCAGGCTTATCGGAGCGGATTGGATGCTCATCACGGCAGGGACGAAGGAGTCCTTCAACACCATGACCGGTGCCTGGGGAGGACTTGGCGTCGTCTGGGACAGACGGGTCGCCATCTGCCTCGTGCGCCCCACCCGGTATACCTATGAGTTCATGGAACGCTCATGGTCGTTCAGCCTCTGCTTCTTCGACGAAGAGTACCGCGATGCGCTGACCTACTGCGGAACGACATCGGGCAGGGACGTGAACAAGGCCGCCGAGGCCGGTCTCACCCCCGTTTTCGGTGAGGACACGATCCACTTCGCCGAGGCGCGGCTCGTCATCGAGTGCCGGAAGATCTACCACCAGGACATAGAGCCGCAGAACTTCCTGGTCCCGGACATAGACGGCTTCTACCCGAAGAAGGACTACCACCGGATGTACGTGGGCGAGATCATCCGCTGCCTGTCGAGGTAGGAGAAACGGGAACCTCCCTATTTCCTATAGGTCCTATCCCGTCCTATCCGGTCCTAGAGCCCCCATCACTTCACCCCGGGTCTGCCCTGCCCTCCCAATCCCCGACCCGGCCGGGTCTTGACAGCAGGCACAGGTTGTATTAGAGTTGCGATATTATGAAACTGCGCAATAAAAAAGCCGAAGGAGATCGTCATGGGGTTTGAGGAGGAAATGGAGGTGTTTGAGCTGCAGGCGGAGGTGTGCCTGGCGCTGGCGAATCCCCGGCGGCTTCAGATATTGGGTTTGCTGAAGGAAGGAGAGAGATCGGTAGCGCAGATGCTGGAAAGGATGGGGATAAACAAGGCGAACCTGTCCCAGCATCTTTCCGTCTTGAAGCAAAAAGGGCTGGTCATGTCGAGGAGAGAAGGTGCTGCGGTGTACTACAGGCTCGCCAGTCCCCGGATAACGGAGGCCTGTTCGATAATGCGCGACGTGCTCCTTGAAACCCTGCGGAGTAAGGAGCGTATCTCGAGGAGCATGCTTGAAGGAATGGGAAGTGCCAAAGAGGGATAGGACCTATGGGAGTTGATAGGACCAATAGGACATATGGGACCTATAGGACGTATAAAGAATTAAGAGGAAACCATGGGTGAGAGGGAAGTCAAGAGTTCGGAGAAGGAGAAAAAGGGCCTCAAGCCGGTGCTTGAGAAGGCCAAACGTTCCCGGCGCTGGAAACAGGTGCTTCTGGGGACCCTTTTCGTTGTGCTCCTTATTGGCGGGTGGTTCTATTCGCTGATCGGGTATTTCATTCCCCTGTGTATGGTGGCCGGCGTAGGGCTTGCAGCCTTCCGGGGCAGGAAGTGGTGCAACTGGATGTGCCCGCGGGGATCCTTCGCGGACACCTATATGAAGGTCATCAGCCCGGGACGGAAGATGCCCGGCTGGCTGAGAGGGACGCCCATAAGGCTGGGCGTTCTGGCATTCCTCATGGCGATGCTCACCTTCCAGATCGTACGGCTCTGGCCGGACCCTTACGCGATAGGGAAGTTCTTTGTCGTGCTCCTGACCATCACGACCGTCGTCGGCGTTTTCATGGCTCTTTTCCTCCACCAGCGCGCCTGGTGCTCCATCTGCCCCATTGGAAGCCTTTCGAGCTGGGTAGGGAAGAACCGTTACCCGCTGAGGATGGACAAGGACGCCTGCGTCAGCTGCGGCCTCTGCGCAAAGACCTGCCCCATGCAGCTCTCCCCGCAGGAGATGAAGGAGAGCGAAGTCATGGCCTTTCGGGGAGATTGCCTGAAATGCGGCCTCTGCGCGAAAGCCTGCCCGAAACAGGCCCTCTGTTTCCCGGGATAAAGACGGTTCAAGGGTTCAAAAGTTCAAGAGCTCAAGGGTAAAAGACAAAAAAGGCACCGCAAGCCTTGGGTTGGTGTGCGGATCGTTTTGACAGCCCAATCACTCAGCGGGCACGTTATGGTTCTTCCCTTGAACCCTTGAACTTTTGAACCCTTGAACCGTCTTTGAGGCCCCTGGGCCAGTCCTTCTTCCATTCATTGACAAAGCCTCCCAATTCCTGTAATATTTGTGGTAATTTATTAAATTTCTTGTGTATTTAAATGAATACAGTACGCGATCTCAAGTCAGAACACTGCCGGGGAGGTTCCAGGGTAGAGGTCAACAACCGCAAGTGCCGCAGGTGTTTCCTCTGCGTGCAGCTCTGCCCCGCGAAGGCCATCAAGCTGGAAAAGGAATCCATACGGATCATCCACGAGCGGTGCATACTCTGTGGGAACTGCATCACCGGCTGTTCACACGGGGCGATGACCTATCGAAGCGACGCGGGTGCCGTGAGGGACCTCATAGAGGCGAACGAGAACGTCGTGGCCTGTCTCGACCCCGCCTTTCCGGCCATTCTTGACGAGGTGACCCCCGGAGGGTTCAGCTATGCCTTGAAGGCCCTCGGATTCAAGGAAGTATGGGAAGGCGCGATCGGCGCGGAGCTCATAAGCCGCCCCTACCGGCAGCTGCTCGAAAAGGATCCCGGGAAACCGATCATATCCTCCTTCTGTCCCGTCATTGTTTCCTACATCGAAAAATACCTTCCCCAGCTCATTGACAATCTCGCGCCCATAGTGTCCCCAATGATAGCGGCGGGGAGGGCCATCAAGAAGACCAAGGGCGAGGGATGGCGTGTGGTCTATATTGCCCCCTGTCTCGCGCGGATGGGAGAGATGGACTATGACGAGAATTCCGACGCCATAGATCACGTCATCACCTTCCGCGATGTGAGGTTCATGTTCGCGGAGGCCGGCATCAATCCGAAACACGTCGCCGAGGCTCCCTTCGACGGTCCCGTACCAGCTCTTGGCAGGATCGTCCCGGTAATAGGCGGGCTTAACCGGAGCCTGGGACACAGCTTTGACGTCCTCGTCGGCGAGGTGAGTGTCGCTTACGGGCGAAGGCGCGTCATCGCCGCGCTGAACCAGCTTGCAAAGCGATCCATCCAGGCCAAGTTCTTCGACCTCGTCTTCTGTGACGGCTGTGTTGACGGTTCCTTTGTGGAACGCGAGCTTTCCGTGGTGGGACGCCGGCAGATCGTATCGGGGTACGCCAAGTCACAATTCGTTCCCCAGACGGCATCGATGATCCAGCGCACCCTCAGGGACTTCGCCGACGTGAAGGTCACGAGGGAGCACAAAGCGAATGTCCAGAAGCTCCCCGATCCCACGGAAGAGCAGATACGGGCAGTCCTCAGGAAGATAAACAAGATGCCTCCCCACAACAATCTCGACTGCAGGGCCTGCGGCTACAACACGTGCCGGGAAAAGGCCGTTGCCGTCGTGCAGGGCATATCTGAGGCCGAATATTGTCTGCCATACCTCCTGGAGGACTCGAAGCGCGTCTACCAGCAGCTCGAAAAATCTCACAGGGAGCTGCAGCGGTCCCACCAGGAACTGGAGCAGGCTCAGTTCCAGCTCATCAGAACGGAAAAGCTTGCGGCCCTGGGGCAGCTTGCCGCGGGTGTCGCCCACGAGATAAACAACCCCCTCGGCACGATCACCATCTATGCCCACATACTGGCACGGTCCCTGGAACCCGGTGACCCGAGGAAGGAAGACATCGATCTCATCATCACCGAGGCGAACAGGACGAAGGAGATCGTCCAGGGGCTCCTGAGCTTCGCGCGGGAGACAAAGCTCAAACCGGGAGAGACGAACATCAACGATCTTCTCGAGGAAACGCTCGGTCTTCTCGTCAATCAGGTCCTCTTTCAGAACATCAGGATCAAGAAGGTCTTCAGCGACGATCTTCCCATGCTCTTCGCCGACGCGACGCAGCTCAAGCAGGTCTTCCTCAACATCATGCTCAACTCTGCCCAGGCGATGGAAGGAAAAGGCTCCCTCACGATCACGACGGTCCACGAGGGGGGGACGATCTCGATCAGGATACGTGACACGGGACCGGGCATCCCGCCGGAGAACATCGGCAAGCTCTTCAACCCCTTCTTCACCACGAAGGAGAAGGGGACGGGGCTCGGACTCGCCATCTCCTACGGCATCGTGGAGCGCCATTCGGGGCAGATAGATGTCGAGACGGAGCTGGGAAAGGGAAGCACCTTCATCATCACGCTGCCCGTCGACGCGGACGCGGCGGGGATCATTACACCGGCCAAAGGATTAGCGGCAAATCAAAATATAAATACAGGGAGAAGGAACCATGGCACAAAAAAGAATTCTCATCATTGATGACGACGTCGATTTCGTT harbors:
- a CDS encoding flavin reductase family protein produces the protein MESVFAEMRPEDIGRNPFRLIGADWMLITAGTKESFNTMTGAWGGLGVVWDRRVAICLVRPTRYTYEFMERSWSFSLCFFDEEYRDALTYCGTTSGRDVNKAAEAGLTPVFGEDTIHFAEARLVIECRKIYHQDIEPQNFLVPDIDGFYPKKDYHRMYVGEIIRCLSR
- a CDS encoding 4Fe-4S binding protein, yielding MGEREVKSSEKEKKGLKPVLEKAKRSRRWKQVLLGTLFVVLLIGGWFYSLIGYFIPLCMVAGVGLAAFRGRKWCNWMCPRGSFADTYMKVISPGRKMPGWLRGTPIRLGVLAFLMAMLTFQIVRLWPDPYAIGKFFVVLLTITTVVGVFMALFLHQRAWCSICPIGSLSSWVGKNRYPLRMDKDACVSCGLCAKTCPMQLSPQEMKESEVMAFRGDCLKCGLCAKACPKQALCFPG
- a CDS encoding chemotaxis protein CheD is translated as MIVREESYGKRVVLFPGDYFVTDKDLRISTLLGSCVSACLYDPVNRVVGMNHFLLSTKRFSDDVPLVLSEAGRYGVHAMELIINGMLKLGAQRKYLKAKVCGGSSLLKTQKDEDSFRCVGRVNSAFIQEFLRNDGINIVSSDLGGDLGRVVHFDTHNYALYIRKIRKVSLHGLGTRDKEYWKRELKRHLEEGTNPDLW
- a CDS encoding 4Fe-4S dicluster domain-containing protein, translated to MNTVRDLKSEHCRGGSRVEVNNRKCRRCFLCVQLCPAKAIKLEKESIRIIHERCILCGNCITGCSHGAMTYRSDAGAVRDLIEANENVVACLDPAFPAILDEVTPGGFSYALKALGFKEVWEGAIGAELISRPYRQLLEKDPGKPIISSFCPVIVSYIEKYLPQLIDNLAPIVSPMIAAGRAIKKTKGEGWRVVYIAPCLARMGEMDYDENSDAIDHVITFRDVRFMFAEAGINPKHVAEAPFDGPVPALGRIVPVIGGLNRSLGHSFDVLVGEVSVAYGRRRVIAALNQLAKRSIQAKFFDLVFCDGCVDGSFVERELSVVGRRQIVSGYAKSQFVPQTASMIQRTLRDFADVKVTREHKANVQKLPDPTEEQIRAVLRKINKMPPHNNLDCRACGYNTCREKAVAVVQGISEAEYCLPYLLEDSKRVYQQLEKSHRELQRSHQELEQAQFQLIRTEKLAALGQLAAGVAHEINNPLGTITIYAHILARSLEPGDPRKEDIDLIITEANRTKEIVQGLLSFARETKLKPGETNINDLLEETLGLLVNQVLFQNIRIKKVFSDDLPMLFADATQLKQVFLNIMLNSAQAMEGKGSLTITTVHEGGTISIRIRDTGPGIPPENIGKLFNPFFTTKEKGTGLGLAISYGIVERHSGQIDVETELGKGSTFIITLPVDADAAGIITPAKGLAANQNINTGRRNHGTKKNSHH
- a CDS encoding winged helix-turn-helix transcriptional regulator is translated as MGFEEEMEVFELQAEVCLALANPRRLQILGLLKEGERSVAQMLERMGINKANLSQHLSVLKQKGLVMSRREGAAVYYRLASPRITEACSIMRDVLLETLRSKERISRSMLEGMGSAKEG